In Thermotoga sp. Ku-13t, one genomic interval encodes:
- a CDS encoding Gfo/Idh/MocA family oxidoreductase: MKLRVCIVGGSGHYGYVLESLSDEFDIVAVSPGVVGENLAPLLSKFKQACMDPRLYEDYRQMLKSERPDVVVINTHFYMNGKILLQALQMGIHAFVEKPIATNLEDLHQIEKIYSEVKDKVFFAAMFGLRYKPWFLTAKNLVDSNAVGEIRLIHAQKSYKLGERPEFFRKRETFGGTLAWVGIHAIDWIHWISNKRFVSVYGLHSRMANKNHGELEATGACLFELEQEVIATLTVDYLRPPGAETHDDDRLRIVGTEGILEVRDQSVLLTDEDGTRVVQNQEQGYIFKDFLNHVLGRGRCMVTAEQSIYATYIALKAREAADERRIVTL, from the coding sequence TTGAAGCTCAGAGTCTGTATCGTAGGTGGCAGCGGGCACTACGGGTACGTGCTGGAATCTCTGAGTGACGAGTTCGACATCGTTGCAGTCTCTCCTGGAGTTGTGGGAGAAAACCTCGCACCGCTTCTTTCGAAGTTCAAACAGGCTTGCATGGACCCCCGTTTGTACGAAGATTACAGACAGATGCTGAAATCTGAAAGGCCAGACGTGGTGGTGATAAACACACACTTCTACATGAACGGGAAGATCCTTCTGCAGGCGTTACAGATGGGAATACATGCCTTCGTGGAAAAACCGATAGCCACAAACCTTGAAGATCTTCATCAGATAGAGAAGATCTATTCTGAAGTGAAGGATAAGGTTTTCTTCGCAGCGATGTTTGGCCTCAGGTACAAACCGTGGTTTTTGACCGCCAAGAATTTGGTCGATTCCAATGCTGTGGGAGAAATAAGGCTGATCCATGCTCAGAAGTCTTATAAGCTTGGTGAAAGACCGGAATTTTTCAGGAAGCGCGAAACGTTCGGTGGAACACTGGCATGGGTCGGAATACACGCGATAGACTGGATCCACTGGATATCGAACAAACGGTTCGTGAGTGTGTACGGCCTTCATTCCCGTATGGCCAACAAGAACCACGGTGAGCTCGAAGCCACCGGTGCGTGCCTGTTCGAGCTCGAACAGGAGGTCATCGCCACACTGACGGTGGACTACCTCCGTCCTCCTGGGGCTGAAACCCACGACGATGACAGACTCAGGATAGTCGGAACTGAAGGAATTCTGGAAGTTAGAGATCAAAGTGTGTTACTCACCGATGAAGATGGCACCCGTGTCGTTCAGAATCAGGAACAGGGTTACATATTCAAAGACTTCCTGAACCATGTGCTCGGCAGGGGACGATGTATGGTCACGGCGGAACAATCCATCTACGCAACGTACATCGCGTTGAAAGCGAGAGAAGCTGCAGACGAGCGCAGGATCGTTACTTTATGA
- a CDS encoding Gfo/Idh/MocA family oxidoreductase — translation MEPIRVALVGAGGYGKKYAEHLLTYGKEHGTELVAVVDPFAQRSEIYQVLVSQKIAIFDDLVQFYSGSFADLVVISTPIHLHCDQTCEALQHGSHVLCEKPAAATVHEVRKMIEFRDKFRRMVAIGFQWCHDETVQKLKEDVLSGKFGRVVKFKSLVLWPRDTAYYRRSSWAGKIKLDGKWVLDSVASNATAHFLHFMMFLLGSNMLDSAFPEAVQAELYRANEIESFDTCAMRIVARGTEILFFASHAVKNRTGPIFELQSEKARLVFNHPHFPESANRFVLVRETGLYEPYGTVDHASMKKLWDVVSILKGEEKIYCTLESALSLTATINCAHLSSDIHDFPHNLKRSEGEPLLIWVDGLEEQLKECFNLERLPSELGFSWATEAKRVALAECEVFEP, via the coding sequence ATGGAGCCGATCAGAGTCGCACTGGTGGGCGCAGGAGGTTATGGAAAGAAGTACGCCGAGCATCTCCTCACGTACGGCAAAGAACATGGGACCGAGCTGGTCGCGGTCGTGGATCCCTTCGCCCAGAGGAGTGAAATTTACCAGGTCCTGGTGAGCCAGAAGATCGCCATTTTTGACGATCTGGTCCAGTTTTATTCTGGCTCTTTCGCCGATCTCGTTGTGATCTCCACACCGATCCATCTACACTGTGACCAAACCTGCGAAGCGCTTCAACACGGCAGTCACGTGCTGTGTGAAAAACCTGCCGCGGCGACGGTCCACGAAGTCAGGAAGATGATCGAATTTCGAGACAAATTCAGACGCATGGTGGCAATCGGTTTTCAGTGGTGCCACGATGAGACGGTTCAGAAACTCAAAGAAGACGTCCTCTCAGGCAAGTTCGGAAGGGTCGTGAAGTTCAAAAGCCTTGTTTTATGGCCCAGAGACACCGCATACTACAGAAGATCATCCTGGGCGGGAAAGATCAAGCTCGATGGTAAGTGGGTGCTCGACAGCGTCGCATCCAACGCAACGGCACATTTTCTACATTTCATGATGTTCTTGCTCGGTTCGAACATGCTGGATAGTGCGTTTCCAGAAGCAGTCCAAGCCGAGCTGTACAGGGCGAACGAGATCGAGAGCTTCGATACCTGCGCGATGAGAATAGTCGCGAGAGGTACCGAGATCCTCTTCTTCGCATCCCATGCCGTTAAGAACAGAACAGGTCCGATCTTCGAACTACAGTCTGAAAAGGCACGATTGGTCTTCAACCATCCGCACTTTCCAGAGAGCGCGAACAGATTTGTCCTCGTTCGTGAGACAGGTCTATACGAGCCGTATGGAACTGTGGACCATGCAAGTATGAAAAAGCTCTGGGACGTTGTCTCGATCCTGAAGGGCGAAGAGAAAATTTACTGCACCCTCGAATCCGCATTGAGCCTGACAGCCACGATCAATTGCGCGCATCTGTCTTCGGACATCCACGATTTTCCACATAATTTGAAGAGATCCGAAGGTGAACCGCTTCTGATCTGGGTGGATGGTCTCGAAGAACAGTTGAAAGAGTGCTTCAACCTTGAAAGACTTCCCAGCGAACTGGGTTTCTCCTGGGCCACGGAGGCAAAGAGAGTTGCGCTGGCCGAGTGCGAGGTGTTCGAACCTTGA
- a CDS encoding carbohydrate ABC transporter permease, with amino-acid sequence MAKYIKWLFLIVMLFLYMLPVYYSIASSFKSLKEIYSYPPTIFPKNPTLQGYREALQKQDMITYLKNTLFVASIATVITVLICVMGGYGLAKGTFIGKLALNRLVVLTLFVTAQVIMVPLFVIIRRLGLINNLWGLILPAVYTPTGMFTAIQYMKDIPDEFLESAKIDGASEWTIFWKIVFPLSKPLVAALAIFSFTWRWNDFVLPLLVVNRRSLYTLQLALAVIQGEYGGVPWNTILAFSTMTIIPTLIIFLLFQRFFMRGITAGGLKY; translated from the coding sequence ATGGCCAAGTACATAAAGTGGTTGTTTCTGATCGTCATGCTTTTTCTCTACATGCTTCCGGTTTACTATTCGATCGCCTCTTCGTTCAAGAGTTTGAAAGAGATATATTCGTACCCACCGACCATCTTCCCGAAAAATCCGACGCTTCAAGGCTATAGAGAAGCGCTTCAAAAACAGGATATGATCACATACCTGAAGAATACGTTGTTTGTCGCATCGATCGCAACGGTCATAACCGTTTTGATCTGTGTCATGGGTGGCTACGGACTGGCAAAAGGTACGTTCATCGGCAAACTCGCGCTCAACAGACTCGTGGTTTTGACACTCTTCGTGACGGCCCAGGTCATCATGGTACCGCTGTTTGTCATCATCAGGAGATTGGGTCTGATCAACAACCTCTGGGGTTTGATCCTGCCTGCAGTGTACACACCCACGGGTATGTTCACGGCGATTCAGTACATGAAGGATATACCGGATGAATTTCTCGAAAGCGCGAAGATAGACGGCGCCAGCGAATGGACCATATTCTGGAAGATCGTGTTTCCGCTCTCCAAACCACTCGTCGCAGCGCTGGCGATTTTCTCTTTCACCTGGAGATGGAACGATTTTGTGCTTCCGTTGCTGGTGGTTAACAGAAGGAGTCTTTACACTCTCCAGCTCGCACTCGCCGTGATCCAGGGAGAATACGGTGGAGTACCCTGGAACACGATTCTCGCTTTCTCAACGATGACCATCATCCCGACACTGATCATATTCTTACTGTTCCAGAGGTTCTTCATGCGTGGTATCACCGCGGGAGGCTTGAAGTACTGA
- a CDS encoding sugar ABC transporter permease, whose protein sequence is MKRLINSRFIFAIPALAFLFIFVLLPIFSIFVMSFFNWDLLNPPKFAGWSNFIRLLEDKWFWNSIWVSIKLLIMTVPLCFFIPLALAVCLYRETTSSKILRAFFYWPYMMPAVAGTTMFKWLLSYDLGLLNHILKSIGFSPVAWLLKPTPALFAISLLRTWGMTGLLMMMFITGLQSVPEEFHEAARVDGANRWQTFWYVTFPLLKNTNLLVLTTAIAHVFRDLAGVYVLTGGGPGYSTMVTPLYIYSTAFTQWRIGYAYAMSVVFLLISFVIAVFTLRARER, encoded by the coding sequence ATGAAAAGACTGATCAATAGTCGTTTCATTTTCGCGATACCTGCTCTGGCCTTCCTTTTCATATTCGTGCTACTTCCGATTTTCAGCATCTTCGTGATGAGCTTCTTCAACTGGGACTTGCTCAACCCGCCGAAGTTTGCAGGCTGGTCAAACTTCATCAGGTTGCTCGAAGACAAATGGTTCTGGAATTCCATATGGGTTTCAATAAAACTCTTGATCATGACGGTCCCGCTGTGCTTCTTCATTCCCCTCGCGCTGGCAGTGTGTCTGTACAGAGAGACCACCTCTTCTAAGATTTTGAGAGCGTTTTTCTACTGGCCATACATGATGCCAGCAGTTGCAGGTACGACGATGTTCAAATGGCTTTTATCGTACGATCTTGGCTTGCTCAACCATATCTTGAAATCCATCGGATTCAGTCCTGTTGCCTGGTTGCTCAAGCCAACCCCGGCACTGTTTGCGATCTCGCTGCTGCGAACCTGGGGTATGACGGGCCTTTTGATGATGATGTTCATCACCGGACTCCAGTCCGTGCCTGAAGAGTTTCACGAAGCTGCAAGAGTCGACGGAGCGAACAGATGGCAGACGTTTTGGTACGTAACGTTCCCACTTCTGAAGAACACGAACTTACTGGTTTTGACGACAGCCATCGCTCACGTCTTCAGAGATCTCGCTGGAGTCTACGTTTTGACGGGTGGAGGACCCGGTTACTCAACAATGGTTACGCCACTGTATATTTACAGCACAGCGTTCACCCAGTGGCGAATAGGCTACGCCTACGCCATGTCTGTTGTGTTCCTGTTGATCTCGTTCGTGATAGCAGTCTTCACGCTTCGTGCACGTGAGCGCTGA
- a CDS encoding ABC transporter substrate-binding protein, whose translation MKWVKWVLLLAMLLSISVMASKIKLVVWCGGGTEREGLEAAIVEYKKQNPDVDFELVDVPYAQYEQKVRLGIMSGDLPDLVTITYPYAPGYMQYMIDLRPYIQKYLGITPEKYLDAMYDVAAVRIVDANGEIRYVPLHFTMQCLWVNADYFKKAQIPFPPFGGRSDPWTWEEFVEVLRKVKQANNLPYAMSMQRTAERLFNYLGIRGVKILDENLDFTLDKDPRAKQVLEEFVNLFKENLMVPAEWIAAQDPNMAFTGGLTAVLWAGSWSTLDLLKAEKNFVPAYLPKDVEWLSCEGGRFFGAFKTGKKDREEAAAKFALWVGWKNLGYDIYLKKTYHMSAYEEHEVDYDREIMKQVQAVCGRLAEVTPNWVVTVRNSTIYSRLQTPIVNQISAVIAGQISLDEAIKNLRKEYDKLVAELGGKK comes from the coding sequence ATGAAGTGGGTTAAGTGGGTGCTTCTGCTCGCCATGTTGCTGAGCATCAGCGTGATGGCCAGCAAGATCAAGCTGGTCGTGTGGTGCGGTGGCGGTACAGAGAGGGAAGGCCTTGAAGCAGCCATCGTGGAATACAAAAAGCAAAATCCAGACGTAGACTTCGAACTTGTCGATGTTCCGTACGCGCAATACGAGCAAAAGGTGAGACTCGGCATCATGAGCGGTGATCTGCCGGATCTCGTCACCATAACCTATCCGTACGCTCCTGGTTACATGCAGTACATGATCGACCTCAGACCTTATATCCAGAAGTATCTCGGAATCACACCGGAGAAGTACCTGGACGCAATGTACGACGTTGCCGCTGTGAGGATTGTCGATGCCAACGGTGAGATCAGGTACGTGCCGCTGCATTTCACGATGCAGTGTCTCTGGGTGAACGCGGACTATTTCAAGAAAGCACAAATTCCTTTCCCACCCTTCGGTGGTAGATCTGATCCGTGGACTTGGGAGGAGTTCGTCGAGGTACTGAGAAAAGTGAAGCAAGCCAACAATCTACCTTACGCCATGTCCATGCAGAGGACTGCCGAAAGGTTGTTCAACTACCTGGGAATCAGAGGCGTGAAAATCCTCGACGAAAACCTGGATTTCACACTGGACAAAGATCCAAGAGCCAAACAAGTGCTCGAAGAATTCGTGAACTTGTTCAAGGAAAACCTGATGGTTCCAGCAGAATGGATCGCCGCACAGGATCCCAACATGGCCTTCACGGGTGGCTTGACCGCGGTGCTCTGGGCTGGAAGCTGGAGCACACTCGATCTGCTCAAAGCTGAAAAGAATTTTGTACCCGCATACCTGCCGAAGGATGTTGAGTGGCTGAGCTGCGAGGGTGGCCGCTTCTTCGGCGCCTTCAAGACGGGCAAGAAAGACAGAGAGGAAGCTGCCGCCAAGTTCGCGCTCTGGGTCGGCTGGAAGAACCTCGGTTACGACATCTATCTGAAGAAGACTTACCACATGTCTGCATATGAAGAACATGAAGTGGACTACGATAGGGAGATCATGAAACAAGTCCAGGCTGTTTGTGGAAGGCTCGCAGAGGTGACGCCCAACTGGGTTGTCACGGTACGCAACTCCACGATCTATTCGAGACTGCAGACACCAATCGTGAACCAGATCTCAGCCGTCATAGCTGGACAGATCAGTCTCGACGAAGCCATAAAGAATCTCAGGAAAGAGTACGATAAACTCGTCGCAGAACTTGGTGGTAAGAAATGA
- a CDS encoding alpha/beta fold hydrolase yields the protein MRFVDCKTVGSSLPIFLKGGETGVLFIHGFTGSPHDFTYMAEKVHEAGFTVSVPRLPGHGTCGEDFLTSNAHDWLRRAFDAYYDLKAICREVHIAGLSMGGVIAIILASVLRPRKLITLAAATYTRSNQIKLAWLVGLFKDRIPKQNVQPLEDPDMEFLNGEYWSYEWPKQAAELYKLIKMSRKAVKQIVSDTLVIAARNDELVPLEAAQFIYNNVRSERRKLLIFEKSGHVLTNDVEKEAVTEAVVNWLKS from the coding sequence ATGAGATTCGTTGATTGTAAAACTGTCGGCAGTTCCTTACCCATCTTCCTCAAAGGTGGGGAAACGGGGGTCTTGTTCATCCATGGCTTTACAGGTTCTCCACACGATTTCACCTATATGGCTGAGAAAGTTCATGAAGCGGGCTTCACTGTGTCTGTACCGCGCTTACCGGGGCATGGCACGTGCGGTGAAGATTTTTTGACCAGTAACGCGCACGATTGGCTCCGCAGAGCGTTCGATGCATACTACGATTTGAAAGCGATATGCAGAGAGGTACACATCGCAGGGTTGTCGATGGGTGGTGTGATAGCGATAATTTTAGCTTCTGTGTTGAGACCAAGGAAACTGATCACGCTGGCTGCAGCGACTTACACTCGCAGTAACCAGATAAAACTCGCGTGGTTGGTCGGGTTGTTCAAAGACAGAATTCCAAAACAGAACGTGCAGCCGCTCGAAGATCCAGATATGGAATTTCTCAACGGAGAATACTGGTCCTACGAATGGCCAAAACAAGCTGCGGAACTGTACAAACTCATCAAGATGTCAAGAAAAGCTGTAAAACAGATCGTTTCCGATACGCTCGTGATCGCTGCACGTAACGACGAGCTCGTACCCCTCGAGGCTGCGCAGTTCATATATAACAACGTGCGGTCTGAAAGGAGGAAGCTTTTGATCTTCGAAAAATCTGGTCACGTTCTCACGAACGACGTTGAAAAAGAAGCAGTGACAGAAGCGGTTGTGAACTGGTTGAAATCCTGA
- a CDS encoding DMT family transporter — protein sequence MSWKVILAGVCVSFIFGFSFLFTKNALDYVKPLTFLSYRFFVASLFFLFLLIFRAIMLRKKPYWKLWKLIVFQPILYFFFETIGLQRINASEAGMLVALIPIFVNVLAIFLLKEKGDRYHYMLLVSSFLGSILIVGFNLTEEALFGKISMLIAVISAAFYTILSRKLSSEFEPYEISFLMMISGFAFFTLVSKLSGEFRLVLNLQTILGALYLGTLSSAIAFFLLNYMVKHAPSILVSLFSNLTTVVACLAGVLFRNEKISLQQILGVVIVLVSLFVMAYRNREKKVDAVPKEAEKTLEEDIGSTIHVALLGKDLLLTPHAYERMIERGVSLEELKELLESKNSCAFMQKNGRIRVSNGSIEAVLQPSGNVLYLVTVVMRKRQK from the coding sequence GTGAGCTGGAAGGTTATCCTGGCAGGCGTTTGCGTCTCGTTTATCTTTGGATTTTCCTTTCTTTTCACGAAGAACGCGCTCGATTACGTGAAACCCTTGACCTTTCTTTCCTACCGTTTCTTCGTTGCGAGCCTCTTTTTTCTTTTTCTTCTGATTTTCAGAGCGATAATGCTCAGGAAAAAACCATACTGGAAACTATGGAAGTTGATTGTCTTTCAACCCATCCTATATTTCTTTTTCGAAACGATAGGCCTTCAAAGGATCAATGCGTCCGAAGCTGGTATGCTTGTGGCCCTGATACCAATCTTTGTGAACGTTCTTGCCATCTTTTTACTGAAAGAGAAAGGTGACCGGTATCACTACATGTTATTGGTGAGCAGCTTCCTGGGAAGTATCCTGATAGTGGGTTTCAATTTGACAGAAGAAGCCTTGTTCGGGAAGATCTCGATGCTGATTGCCGTAATTTCTGCAGCCTTTTATACAATCCTGTCAAGGAAGCTGTCGAGTGAATTCGAACCATACGAAATAAGTTTCCTAATGATGATCTCGGGTTTTGCCTTCTTTACCCTCGTGAGCAAACTGAGCGGTGAGTTCAGACTCGTTCTCAACCTTCAAACGATTTTAGGGGCGCTGTATCTCGGTACGCTTTCTTCTGCCATAGCGTTCTTTCTGCTCAACTACATGGTGAAACATGCCCCATCGATTCTCGTGAGCCTTTTTTCGAACCTGACGACGGTCGTGGCCTGCCTGGCAGGTGTGCTGTTCCGGAACGAAAAAATAAGTTTGCAGCAAATCCTCGGTGTAGTGATCGTTCTGGTTTCCTTGTTCGTGATGGCCTACAGAAACCGTGAAAAGAAAGTCGATGCCGTGCCGAAAGAAGCTGAAAAAACTTTGGAAGAAGATATTGGTAGCACCATTCATGTCGCGTTACTGGGAAAAGATCTGTTGCTCACCCCGCATGCGTATGAAAGGATGATTGAACGTGGTGTGAGCCTTGAAGAGTTAAAGGAATTGCTCGAATCGAAGAATTCGTGTGCGTTCATGCAGAAGAACGGGAGGATCAGAGTGAGCAATGGATCAATAGAAGCCGTGCTTCAGCCTTCAGGGAACGTGCTGTACCTTGTGACTGTTGTGATGAGAAAAAGACAAAAATAA
- a CDS encoding glutathione ABC transporter substrate-binding protein, giving the protein MKKLLLVLALLVSVLSFSAKYGGVARYVMGADAVSLLPANQTDNISGTVCRHIFDGLVEFDEKLNITPALAERWEISEDGLQYTFYLRKGVKFHDGADFNAQAVKKYYDYVLNNSLRRTGLFKGIVKEIVVVDDYTVKFILEKPYSPFLNRLAHEAALIVSPKAIDAYGSDPAKLGRNPVGTGPFMLKEWKIGERIELVKNPNYWREGQPYLDGIVFTIVPEDVTRVTQLRAGDADVMFNPPPALVPVLQKDERLVVRVEPSLRVIYIGFNLRKPPLNDVRVRQALNYAIDKQKLCSTIMRNLAIPSDSPLAKYTFGYYSTGGYPYDPAKAKQLLKEAGYENLKLELLTPKGRYLNDYEVAVAVQGMLKEVGITVDVKPMEWASYINKLFSSNPADWDYELFLLGWAPSTGEGHWVLYPLFHSDNINPNGTGDNNTFYSNPKVDELIDKIAHEQNREKLLQYYAEVQKMIVQDAPWIFLYNMTNIVAHRKELKNVLLLPTEFVILKYAWFE; this is encoded by the coding sequence GTGAAGAAACTTCTGCTCGTTCTAGCTCTTCTGGTCTCTGTTCTATCGTTCTCGGCAAAGTACGGTGGAGTGGCTCGTTACGTCATGGGGGCTGATGCGGTATCGCTGCTTCCGGCCAACCAGACGGACAACATCAGCGGAACCGTGTGCCGTCACATCTTCGATGGCCTCGTGGAGTTCGACGAGAAGCTGAACATCACCCCTGCCCTGGCCGAAAGGTGGGAGATCTCGGAAGATGGCTTACAGTACACGTTCTATCTGCGGAAGGGTGTCAAGTTCCACGATGGAGCCGATTTCAACGCGCAAGCGGTGAAGAAGTATTACGATTACGTGCTGAACAATTCCCTCAGAAGAACTGGCCTGTTCAAAGGCATCGTCAAGGAAATCGTCGTTGTCGATGATTACACAGTCAAATTCATCCTCGAGAAACCTTATTCGCCTTTCCTGAACCGGCTCGCACACGAAGCGGCCCTGATAGTTTCTCCGAAGGCCATCGACGCTTACGGTAGCGATCCTGCAAAGCTCGGCAGGAACCCGGTCGGAACTGGCCCGTTCATGCTCAAGGAATGGAAGATCGGAGAGAGGATAGAACTCGTCAAAAACCCGAACTACTGGAGGGAAGGCCAACCGTATCTCGACGGTATCGTGTTCACGATCGTCCCGGAAGACGTAACGAGGGTCACACAGCTGAGGGCCGGAGACGCGGACGTCATGTTCAACCCACCGCCAGCACTCGTTCCGGTGCTGCAGAAGGATGAAAGGCTAGTTGTCAGGGTTGAACCGAGTTTGCGAGTGATCTACATAGGTTTCAATCTTAGAAAACCACCCTTGAACGATGTCAGGGTCAGACAGGCGCTCAACTACGCGATCGATAAGCAAAAACTCTGCTCCACAATCATGAGAAACCTCGCGATTCCTTCCGATTCACCGCTCGCAAAATACACTTTTGGTTACTATTCGACGGGAGGTTACCCGTACGACCCAGCGAAGGCAAAACAGTTACTGAAAGAAGCAGGTTACGAGAACCTCAAGTTGGAACTGTTGACTCCCAAGGGAAGGTATCTAAACGATTACGAAGTCGCCGTGGCAGTTCAGGGCATGTTGAAAGAGGTTGGAATAACAGTCGATGTGAAACCAATGGAGTGGGCAAGCTACATAAACAAGCTGTTCTCAAGCAATCCTGCGGATTGGGATTACGAACTGTTCCTCCTCGGCTGGGCGCCTTCAACGGGTGAAGGGCACTGGGTTCTGTACCCGCTGTTCCATTCGGACAACATCAATCCCAATGGCACGGGCGATAACAACACTTTCTACAGCAATCCGAAGGTCGACGAACTCATAGATAAGATCGCTCACGAACAGAACAGAGAGAAGCTTCTGCAGTATTACGCGGAAGTTCAGAAAATGATCGTACAGGATGCGCCGTGGATCTTCCTCTACAACATGACGAACATCGTTGCTCACAGGAAAGAATTGAAAAACGTCTTGCTCCTGCCAACCGAGTTCGTTATCCTCAAGTACGCCTGGTTCGAATGA
- the folP gene encoding dihydropteroate synthase encodes MSFLVTRVTNPIEHLSRVGVDPASIPIFQNKGEFVSLLIYDVPVISANVIKQEMLAAGGDAAVHKHSITQKVESTNVLTMGTLAQHRKLVEKLSMMHYWKLDEIARDIKYCLFEEGTRQIELPSGRKMSFERPLIMGIVNVTPDSFYAASRVEKDKLLDSVARMVEEGVDIIDIGGESTRPGSERVSLEEELNRVVPAVELVKKNFDVIVSVDTYKAKVAEEAIRAGAEIVNDVSALRFDPMMIEVLKQYKPGIVLMHMKGEPKTMQENPYYGDVVREILYFLKERIEKVREIGLGDRVIIDPGIGFGKRLMDNLEIIKRISEFKSLKKPVLVGASRKSFIGQVLDNVPPEERLYGTLAVTAYCVLNGADIVRVHDVKENVHVVRLIEAIRRAGQ; translated from the coding sequence ATGAGTTTTCTGGTGACGAGAGTGACCAACCCGATTGAGCATCTTTCGAGAGTTGGAGTCGATCCGGCTTCGATACCCATTTTCCAGAACAAGGGCGAATTCGTCAGCCTGTTGATCTACGATGTTCCGGTGATCAGCGCGAACGTGATCAAGCAGGAGATGCTCGCCGCGGGTGGAGATGCGGCAGTCCACAAGCATTCGATCACTCAGAAAGTTGAGTCAACCAACGTTCTAACAATGGGAACGCTCGCACAGCACAGAAAACTCGTGGAAAAACTCTCCATGATGCATTACTGGAAACTGGACGAGATAGCTCGAGACATAAAGTACTGTCTTTTCGAGGAGGGAACACGTCAGATCGAACTGCCATCTGGTCGAAAGATGAGTTTTGAAAGACCGCTGATCATGGGTATTGTGAATGTCACTCCTGATTCTTTCTATGCGGCGAGCCGGGTCGAGAAGGATAAGCTGCTCGATTCTGTCGCGAGAATGGTGGAAGAAGGTGTCGACATCATCGACATCGGTGGTGAATCGACCAGGCCCGGTTCGGAAAGGGTCAGCTTGGAAGAGGAACTCAACAGGGTTGTTCCGGCTGTCGAACTCGTCAAGAAGAATTTCGACGTCATCGTCTCCGTGGACACGTACAAAGCGAAAGTTGCCGAGGAAGCGATCAGAGCAGGCGCAGAAATCGTCAACGATGTGAGTGCGCTGAGGTTCGATCCCATGATGATCGAAGTCCTCAAGCAATACAAACCTGGCATCGTTTTGATGCACATGAAGGGCGAACCCAAGACCATGCAGGAAAATCCGTATTACGGAGATGTCGTGAGAGAGATTCTCTACTTCCTCAAAGAGAGGATCGAGAAGGTCAGAGAAATTGGCCTGGGGGACAGGGTCATCATTGATCCTGGAATAGGTTTCGGTAAAAGGCTCATGGACAACCTCGAGATAATAAAACGCATCTCTGAGTTCAAGAGCCTGAAAAAACCTGTACTGGTTGGAGCCTCAAGGAAGTCTTTCATCGGTCAGGTCCTGGACAATGTGCCGCCCGAAGAAAGGTTGTACGGCACACTCGCGGTGACGGCTTACTGTGTTCTGAACGGTGCCGACATAGTCAGAGTACACGATGTCAAAGAAAACGTGCACGTTGTGAGATTGATCGAAGCGATTCGACGAGCTGGCCAGTGA
- a CDS encoding CoA pyrophosphatase, translating into MSVVAVPIVFIEEKPYLVFIRRSRRLSRHANQIAFPGGIVENEETLTEAMFRELEEELGVPRNNCKFLGELSSTVTGKSNLFVQALLVVIERPHFKLNTFEVQDLYFVALSQLKEAKCDEVTFPDGRKTCKFVIDGLVIWGATARIVKDSLGKIEQLLEGCRNEFSGDESDQPD; encoded by the coding sequence ATGTCAGTGGTTGCTGTCCCAATCGTTTTCATCGAAGAAAAACCATACCTTGTCTTCATACGCAGATCGCGCAGACTGAGCAGGCACGCAAACCAGATCGCCTTTCCTGGAGGCATAGTCGAAAACGAAGAAACACTCACCGAAGCGATGTTTCGGGAACTCGAAGAAGAGCTAGGTGTACCAAGAAACAATTGCAAGTTCTTAGGTGAGCTGTCTTCAACCGTCACAGGTAAATCGAACCTTTTCGTGCAGGCGCTTTTAGTTGTGATAGAAAGACCACACTTCAAACTGAACACGTTCGAAGTCCAGGATCTTTACTTCGTCGCACTGTCTCAGCTCAAAGAAGCCAAATGTGATGAGGTGACGTTCCCGGACGGTCGAAAAACGTGCAAGTTCGTGATCGATGGCCTGGTCATATGGGGTGCCACGGCGAGGATCGTGAAAGATTCACTGGGCAAAATAGAACAGCTACTGGAGGGTTGCAGAAATGAGTTTTCTGGTGACGAGAGTGACCAACCCGATTGA